In Eucalyptus grandis isolate ANBG69807.140 chromosome 4, ASM1654582v1, whole genome shotgun sequence, the following proteins share a genomic window:
- the LOC104440626 gene encoding transcription factor WER: MAELGVVLDEKRRLKKGAWSAEEDQKLTAYIKRHGIWNWSRMAEPAGLRRSGKSCRLRWMNYLRPNLRHGNFTKEEVETIIKLHEFLGNKWSAIASKLDGRTDNEVKNYWNTRLKKQFKGKSMQKPRKSEAARVCDSVDANHESSSQEEAGSSTPTSTPVQLSNLGDFTGNQTSSPENFGSLSSNQAIGVLGDKGNSFDNNLCSSYVDDEVQSYLWAQNFSVEDAHMVQDVGALFMDSTATVLYPGWPLEMASSASLEDFAVNLWEN, encoded by the exons ATGGCCGAGCTTGGGGTTGTGTTGGATGAAAAAAGGAGGTTGAAGAAGGGCGCTTGGAGTGCGGAGGAAGATCAAAAGCTCACTGCTTACATCAAGAGGCATGGCATTTGGAATTGGAGCCGAATGGCTGAACCAGCAG GACTGAGAAGAAGTGGGAAAAGTTGCCGACTTCGGTGGATGAATTATCTGAGGCCCAACCTTAGACATGGAAATTTCACCAAAGAAGAGGTGGAAACCATCATCAAGCTTCATGAATTTCTGGGAAACAA ATGGTCTGCAATCGCATCAAAACTCGACGGAAGGACGGACAATGAAGTGAAGAATTACTGGAACACACGCTTGAAGAAGCAGTTCAAGGGAAAATCGATGCAAAAGCCTAGAAAATCCGAAGCTGCAAGGGTGTGTGACAGTGTCGACGCCAATCATGAGAGTTCATCTCAAGAGGAAGCGGGAAGCTCAACTCCCACCTCAACTCCAGTGCAATTGTCGAATCTCGGAGATTTTACCGGAAATCAGACATCAAGCCCAGAGAACTTCGGCTCATTGAGCTCTAATCAAGCCATCGGAGTCCTTGGGGACAAGGGAAACTCCTTTGACAACAATCTGTGTTCATCATATGTGGATGATGAAGTTCAAAGCTATTTGTGGGCACAAAACTTTTCAGTGGAAGATGCACACATGGTACAAGATGTAGGTGCTTTGTTCATGGACTCGACGGCTACTGTATTGTATCCTGGGTGGCCTCTGGAGATGGCCTCTTCTGCTTCCTTAGAAGATTTCGCCGTTAATTTGTGGGAAAATTGA
- the LOC104440627 gene encoding sm-like protein LSM36B has protein sequence MSGGGEKGSTTTKTPADFLKSIRGRPVVVKLNSGVDYRGILACLDGYMNIAMEQTEEYVNGQLKNNYGDAFIRGNNVLYISTSKRTLADGI, from the exons ATGAgtggaggaggagagaaaggCTCGACCACCACGAAAACCCCCGCAGATTTCCTGAAATCTATCCGTGGGAGACCGGTCGTCGTCAAATTGAATTCTGGTGTCGATTATCGAG GTATTCTGGCTTGCCTAGATGGATATATGAACATAGCAATGGAACAGACGGAAGAGTACGTCAATGGGCAGCTGAAAAACAATTATGGAGATGCTTTTATTCGAGGAAATAATG TTCTGTACATCAGCACTTCAAAGCGGACTCTGGCAGATGGAATTTAG
- the LOC104430826 gene encoding MYB-like transcription factor EOBI has translation MAELGVVLGEKGSLRKGAWSAEEDEKLIAYIKRHGIWNWSRMAELAGLRRSGKSCRLRWMNYLRPNLRHGNFTKEEVEIIIKLHEVLGNKWSAIASKLVGRTDNEVKNYWHTRLKKRFKGKPMQKPRKSEAARVSNSVDANHESSSQGEEGRSTPTSTPVQLLNLGDFTGNPTSTPDNFCASSSNQAIGVPGDKEKSFENNLCSSYVDDKFQSYLWAQHFSVEDAHRVQDLNNLFIDSTTTILYPGWPLETASSSASLEDFAFNLWEN, from the exons ATGGCCGAGCTTGGGGTTGTGTTGGGTGAAAAAGGGAGTTTGAGGAAGGGTGCTTGGAGTGCAGAGGAAGATGAAAAGCTCATTGCTTATATCAAGAGGCATGGCATTTGGAATTGGAGCCGAATGGCTGAACTAGCAG GACTGAGGAGAAGCGGGAAAAGTTGCCGACTTCGGTGGATGAACTATCTGAGGCCCAACCTTAGGCATGGAAATTTCACCAAAGAAGAGGTGGAAATCATCATTAAGCTTCATGAAGTTCTGGGAAACAA ATGGTCGGCAATCGCATCAAAACTTGTCGGAAGGACAGACAACGAAGTGAAGAATTACTGGCACACACGCTTGAAGAAGCGGTTCAAGGGAAAACCGATGCAAAAGCCTCGAAAATCCGAAGCTGCAAGGGTGAGTAACAGCGTTGACGCCAATCATGAGAGTTCATCTCAAGGGGAAGAGGGTAGGTCAACTCCGACTTCGACTCCAGTACAATTATTGAATCTTGGAGATTTTACTGGAAATCCGACATCAACCCCAGATAACTTCTGCGCATCGAGCTCTAATCAAGCCATCGGAGTCCCTGGGGACAAGGAAAAGTCCTTTGAGAACAATCTGTGTTCATCATATGTGGATGATAAATTCCAAAGCTATTTGTGGGCACAACACTTTTCTGTGGAAGATGCACACAGGGTACAAGATTTAAATAATTTGTTCATCGACTCGACGACTACTATATTGTATCCTGGGTGGCCATTGGAGACAGCATCTTCTTCTGCTTCCCTAGAAGATTTCGCCTTTAATTTGTGGGAAAATTGA
- the LOC104440628 gene encoding transcription factor MYB8, which yields MARYPRNDKSNNKTAVKKGAWSAEEDQKLVAYIKRYGIWNWAHMAKPAGLARTGKSCRLRWMNYLRPNIKHGNITKEEEETIIVLHRVLGNRWAAIAARLPGRTDNEIKNYWNTRLRKRVSEEFSLQNTRNDVDLHTDGKDISFHPLNDSPKATNLGLDYQIPTTNADNSCPSVGVHDEKPWSYARCALEEYENGEGESLWKQVLAVEDFYIEEDFKRMCANSGTNNAPSYGCTQPEPTYFASCYDDFVLDLWGES from the exons ATGGCCAGGTATCCGAGGAATGACAAAAGCAACAATAAGACAGCGGTTAAAAAGGGTGCTTGGAGTGCCGAAGAAGATCAAAAACTAGTGGCTTATATCAAGAGATATGGCATTTGGAACTGGGCTCACATGGCCAAACCTGCTG GTTTGGCAAGAACTGGCAAGAGTTGCCGTCTCCGTTGGATGAACTATCTGAGGCCCAACATCAAGCATGGAAACATCaccaaagaagaggaggagaccATCATTGTGCTGCACCGAGTTCTTGGAAATCG TTGGGCCGCGATTGCAGCTAGGCTTCCAGGAAGAACGGATAACGAAATAAAGAACTACTGGAATACTCGTTTGAGGAAACGGGTCTCCGAGGAGTTCAGTTTGCAGAACACACGCAATGATGTTGATCTCCATACTGATGGAAAGGACATCTCATTCCATCCCTTGAATGATAGTCCGAAGGCAACAAACCTTGGACTTGACTATCAAATCCCTACCACAAATGCAGATAACTCTTGTCCTTCCGTTGGAGTCCATGATGAGAAACCATGGAGCTATGCTAGGTGCGCATTAGAAGAATATGAAAATGGTGAAGGAGAAAGCTTATGGAAGCAAGTTCTTGCAGTGGAAGATTTTTACATAGAAGAAGATTTCAAGCGTATGTGCGCCAACTCAGGAACTAATAATGCCCCTTCTTACGGTTGCACGCAACCTGAGCCTACATACTTTGCTAGTTGCTATGATGATTTTGTCCTAGATTTGTGGGGGGAATCATGA